One part of the Deinococcus sp. NW-56 genome encodes these proteins:
- a CDS encoding transposase encodes MSTSQILGERVRILADEFLAVPTTSYQQRSLEAALSMFLDTATKTALHRAELVSKSALSRLLNEYPWDTAQGWAILQRAQWDALLVAARRKHRPLLRLSVDLTSIEKKGSTLPFVRVYNEVHGIHLVVLFAEYGAVKFPVGYRVYRGKGTATPVTLARELLRTVPDAIRRRFRIRVLADSGFESAVFLDEVRQLGFEFVVGVRSTRRTMHPGEVTVADCPHGGYIELKNWPHDPLVLGRVDRGDRVFHAVSSELMEGDEVVAEGAKRWSEESFFKEGKHQFGLAQFALRTAVGLDRWVLLVFLAWTLAILHRETGMTLEACAALALMTVMPDVHLNRLLLTFSRNSEFLRQHGYSLRYARCNS; translated from the coding sequence GTGTCTACGTCACAGATTCTGGGGGAGCGCGTCCGCATTCTGGCAGATGAGTTCCTGGCCGTTCCAACCACGTCCTACCAACAGCGCAGCCTGGAGGCTGCGCTGTCGATGTTCCTGGACACTGCCACCAAAACGGCGTTGCACCGCGCTGAGTTGGTCAGCAAAAGTGCGCTGAGCCGCCTCCTGAACGAGTACCCCTGGGATACGGCACAGGGTTGGGCCATCTTGCAGCGCGCCCAGTGGGACGCGCTGCTTGTCGCGGCCCGACGAAAACACCGCCCACTCCTGCGGCTGAGTGTCGACCTGACCAGCATCGAAAAAAAGGGCAGCACGCTGCCCTTCGTTCGCGTCTACAACGAGGTTCACGGCATCCATCTGGTCGTGTTGTTCGCCGAATACGGAGCGGTGAAGTTTCCCGTGGGGTACCGGGTCTACCGGGGCAAGGGGACAGCGACCCCAGTGACTCTGGCACGAGAACTTCTGCGAACCGTCCCAGACGCGATCCGTCGTCGATTCCGGATTCGCGTGTTAGCAGACAGCGGATTCGAATCCGCTGTCTTCCTGGATGAAGTCAGGCAGCTGGGCTTCGAGTTTGTGGTGGGCGTTCGGTCAACCCGGCGGACGATGCACCCAGGCGAGGTCACGGTGGCTGACTGTCCGCATGGAGGCTACATCGAATTGAAGAACTGGCCGCATGACCCGCTGGTGCTGGGTCGCGTCGACCGTGGAGACCGGGTGTTTCACGCGGTTTCTTCGGAACTGATGGAAGGCGACGAGGTGGTCGCCGAGGGGGCAAAGCGGTGGAGTGAGGAATCGTTCTTCAAGGAGGGCAAGCACCAGTTTGGTCTGGCGCAGTTCGCATTGCGAACTGCTGTGGGCCTGGATCGCTGGGTCCTGCTGGTGTTCCTGGCCTGGACACTGGCCATCCTGCACCGAGAGACCGGGATGACCCTGGAGGCGTGTGCTGCTCTGGCACTGATGACGGTCATGCCAGACGTTCATTTGAACCGCCTGCTCCTGACGTTCAGCAGAAACTCGGAATTTCTCCGCCAGCACGGCTATTCACTGCGCTATGCGAGGTGCAACTCCTGA
- a CDS encoding IS4 family transposase — MKTPGSRPPHDTLQTALRSAFPLDARRLVVFTALVLAVIQARTVVLYSLKTHVTLPGTLTARYQRLCRFVQFSFPEGLFPRFALSFLPEGPLDLILDRTNWRFGQQDVNILLLSAVWNGFSLPLMWTLLPHGGASDSRTRESLVARFLTLCPDRPVRCLLADREFIGQHWFRFLDQHGIAPCIRLPARATIGQHRLPVWAVFKKLQVGEVRVWRRQTLIYGVSLRVAATKNAAGETLYLAYRGHVGPNLRRYAGRWQAENLHSALKTRGFNLEDTGLTRAERVSTLLTVVSVAFIWACVTGELLANKKDVQIKKHGHRAVSVFRLGLDHLQDLLLHPSPSSWRTLTTLMPRFEG, encoded by the coding sequence ATGAAAACCCCTGGGAGCCGACCCCCCCACGATACCTTGCAGACTGCCCTGCGGTCTGCCTTTCCTCTTGATGCCCGCCGCCTGGTCGTCTTCACGGCCTTGGTCCTGGCGGTCATCCAGGCTCGTACGGTGGTCCTGTACAGCCTCAAAACCCACGTCACGTTGCCAGGCACGCTCACGGCCCGCTACCAGCGGCTGTGTCGCTTCGTCCAGTTTTCCTTTCCGGAGGGTCTCTTTCCCCGCTTCGCCCTTTCCTTCCTGCCAGAGGGTCCCTTGGACCTGATCTTAGACCGGACGAACTGGAGATTCGGCCAGCAGGACGTGAACATCCTGCTGCTCTCTGCAGTCTGGAATGGGTTCAGTCTGCCCCTGATGTGGACGCTGCTCCCACATGGTGGGGCGAGTGATTCCCGAACCAGGGAATCACTCGTGGCGCGCTTCCTGACCCTCTGCCCAGATCGGCCGGTCCGGTGCCTCCTGGCCGACCGCGAGTTTATTGGGCAGCACTGGTTCCGCTTCCTCGATCAACATGGCATCGCGCCCTGTATTCGACTCCCGGCACGCGCCACCATCGGCCAACACCGTCTGCCCGTGTGGGCCGTCTTCAAGAAGCTCCAGGTCGGTGAAGTCAGGGTCTGGCGGCGCCAGACCCTGATCTACGGGGTATCGCTTCGCGTCGCCGCGACGAAGAATGCGGCTGGAGAAACGCTTTACCTCGCGTACCGGGGTCACGTGGGGCCAAATCTTCGACGATACGCAGGGCGCTGGCAGGCAGAGAATCTGCACTCTGCCTTGAAAACCAGGGGCTTCAACTTGGAGGACACGGGCCTGACCCGCGCGGAGCGGGTGTCCACCCTATTGACGGTGGTCAGCGTGGCGTTCATCTGGGCCTGCGTGACTGGGGAGCTGCTGGCAAACAAGAAGGACGTACAGATCAAGAAACACGGACACCGTGCGGTGTCCGTGTTCCGGCTTGGCCTCGACCATCTCCAAGACCTGCTGCTGCACCCGTCCCCGTCGTCCTGGCGTACCCTGACGACTCTCATGCCGCGTTTTGAAGGGTAG
- a CDS encoding helix-turn-helix domain-containing protein, protein MKRRSSALSIQEVQYLERLGAHIRALRQAHELGLDELADRAGLHRTHLWKIEKGQLNAGAISYVRLASQLGVAPGELFPAFPLPPDQALREPS, encoded by the coding sequence GTGAAACGCCGCTCCTCTGCCCTCTCGATCCAAGAGGTGCAGTACCTAGAACGACTGGGGGCTCATATCCGCGCCTTGCGGCAGGCTCATGAGCTAGGGCTGGACGAGCTGGCCGACCGCGCGGGCCTGCACCGCACACACCTGTGGAAGATCGAGAAGGGCCAGTTGAATGCAGGCGCGATCAGCTACGTGCGCTTGGCCAGCCAGCTTGGAGTAGCGCCCGGGGAGCTGTTCCCCGCGTTCCCGCTACCGCCGGATCAGGCGCTGCGTGAGCCGTCTTAA
- a CDS encoding DUF2442 domain-containing protein, protein MDVDARSRGAKVRCSIPVEAATQTSALGGITEVLVEPGVHQLWVTLGHEQTYRLDLQPLLDIETHRTLRLTTLFARVQVGPGGQHLIWPGGVQLDLPSLLEKPGAQLPARTLAVVPARHRYRPLLPYLLHQQPATYLRPTPIEPVTVQRLLRLRTSELDQVLRGVPVPAEPLLNRLYDLGVFLTSHFAEDHLYALMRRPWRYGEQQCPRQPLLHTMLGCLQNGRPDLIERPCMLIATGE, encoded by the coding sequence ATGGACGTGGACGCTCGCTCCCGAGGAGCAAAGGTGAGGTGCAGCATCCCGGTAGAGGCCGCGACACAAACCTCCGCTTTGGGCGGGATCACCGAGGTCTTAGTGGAACCCGGCGTCCACCAGCTCTGGGTGACCCTCGGCCATGAACAGACCTATCGTCTGGACCTCCAACCTCTGTTGGACATCGAGACGCACCGCACCCTACGGCTGACGACCCTGTTCGCTCGGGTGCAGGTCGGCCCGGGGGGCCAGCACCTCATCTGGCCCGGAGGAGTCCAACTGGACCTCCCCTCCCTCCTGGAAAAGCCCGGCGCACAGCTCCCAGCGAGAACCCTAGCTGTTGTTCCAGCCCGACACCGCTACCGGCCCCTGCTGCCCTATCTGCTGCACCAACAGCCAGCCACCTACCTACGCCCCACTCCCATCGAGCCGGTGACGGTCCAGCGGCTTCTCCGCTTACGTACCAGCGAGCTCGATCAAGTGCTTCGGGGTGTCCCCGTCCCTGCAGAGCCACTGCTCAACCGCCTCTACGACCTTGGCGTCTTCCTCACCAGCCATTTCGCTGAGGACCATCTCTACGCCCTGATGCGCCGGCCCTGGCGGTACGGCGAGCAACAGTGCCCCCGGCAACCCCTCCTCCACACCATGCTCGGCTGCCTCCAGAACGGACGCCCCGATCTCATTGAGCGTCCCTGCATGCTCATTGCAACAGGAGAGTAA
- the xerC gene encoding tyrosine recombinase XerC, protein MPQRTAHALPADLLQRFRDVPSSARDRALIEALFCTAGRAMEVLAMTVGDIQWEARKVMLTTKGQAFKTAVAVSSRLLVLLRDYLAERPGPAAPGDPLWLMERGKVRPMTYTALRAVLRRLNTEFGSNVTAHDFRATSATALASSADLPLLAVKRHLRHRDLLSTQRYLGVDGIYDAARISARIDSFAELDDVDVAEGYDAEAFNRVFGSGTQ, encoded by the coding sequence GTGCCGCAGCGCACAGCCCACGCCCTGCCCGCCGATCTGCTGCAGCGCTTTCGGGATGTTCCCAGTTCAGCCCGGGACCGGGCATTGATTGAGGCGCTGTTTTGCACGGCAGGTCGCGCCATGGAAGTGCTCGCCATGACGGTCGGCGACATTCAATGGGAAGCGCGTAAGGTCATGCTGACGACGAAAGGGCAAGCCTTTAAGACAGCGGTGGCCGTATCCAGTCGCTTACTGGTTCTGCTCAGGGACTATCTGGCGGAAAGACCAGGCCCTGCCGCGCCGGGCGATCCCCTCTGGCTGATGGAGCGGGGAAAGGTGCGCCCTATGACCTATACCGCTCTGCGGGCTGTCTTGCGACGCCTGAACACGGAATTCGGCAGCAACGTCACGGCCCACGATTTCAGGGCGACCAGCGCCACAGCACTGGCTAGTAGTGCCGATCTGCCCCTGTTGGCGGTGAAGCGGCACCTGCGGCACCGGGACTTGCTCTCCACGCAACGCTATCTGGGGGTTGATGGCATCTATGACGCCGCGAGGATCAGCGCCCGAATCGACTCTTTTGCAGAGTTAGATGATGTAGATGTGGCCGAGGGATACGACGCCGAGGCCTTTAACAGAGTGTTTGGCAGTGGAACGCAATGA
- a CDS encoding site-specific integrase — MDSQNCLALLLMHTGKRLRTLTTADLLAFDQARLQGMFSNIGLLSLYQLLVDLEVVEDTPLAYSWNAHLKPLAIRTMLIEEGLDEPKILSVFEAYFAERQLTLAPDSVMRECRFLIRRFWKQIPETERQQSGFNLSFQTAQQLKASLRIHPRTGRQTNPKRSFHAISALYAFLNRKAAENPSQWREFAAESPISSNESRRAKLIQDVALDKMQQHTLSLLPHLTQIRRLLKENYEHAQELLTHTLQSEGGEVFQVGGVTYMKLQSEDVTRRKQAQEHLRDTIKRADSKGRGHFQIRNREEQAFWMWASVEILIRTGLRPVELFKLKRTDLINRRSATGMRVASLRIAASKTILPRIIDLSPEAFSFICRIIDRVQANHDTYPVVDRYDCVSKSFELSQPFLLQLQYSARRQAFRGREIQYSLHRFFKKMHSDGKLAEGVFLGLKDCRRIFATRLYQKNVPILAISYALGHADVKTTMHYIAYQGDDLHMHLDNLWESI; from the coding sequence GTGGACAGCCAGAACTGCTTGGCTCTATTGCTCATGCACACGGGTAAACGTTTGCGAACCCTCACGACAGCCGACCTGCTTGCCTTCGATCAGGCACGGCTTCAGGGAATGTTCAGCAACATCGGCTTGCTCAGCCTGTACCAGTTGTTGGTCGACCTTGAGGTGGTGGAGGACACACCCCTGGCGTACTCCTGGAACGCTCACCTGAAGCCGCTCGCAATTCGGACCATGCTCATTGAGGAAGGCTTGGATGAACCAAAAATCCTGTCGGTGTTTGAGGCCTACTTTGCAGAACGGCAGCTTACCCTGGCGCCAGATTCGGTGATGCGGGAATGTCGCTTCCTCATCCGGCGTTTCTGGAAGCAAATCCCTGAGACGGAACGTCAACAAAGTGGTTTCAATCTGTCGTTTCAGACTGCGCAACAGCTTAAGGCCAGCTTAAGAATTCACCCCAGAACAGGTCGTCAAACGAACCCAAAGCGGAGCTTTCATGCCATCAGTGCGTTGTACGCCTTCCTTAATAGGAAGGCCGCTGAAAATCCTAGTCAATGGAGAGAATTTGCTGCTGAAAGCCCCATTTCGAGTAATGAATCCCGTCGCGCCAAATTAATTCAGGATGTGGCGCTAGACAAAATGCAGCAGCACACCTTGTCGCTCCTGCCTCATTTAACCCAGATAAGGCGGCTTTTGAAGGAGAACTATGAGCACGCCCAGGAATTGCTCACGCATACCTTACAAAGCGAAGGGGGCGAGGTATTTCAAGTGGGTGGAGTTACGTACATGAAGCTTCAATCAGAGGATGTCACTAGGAGAAAGCAAGCACAAGAACATTTGCGCGACACAATAAAACGCGCAGACTCTAAAGGCAGGGGCCACTTCCAGATCCGCAACCGTGAGGAGCAGGCATTCTGGATGTGGGCTTCCGTCGAGATTCTTATTCGAACCGGGTTGCGTCCCGTAGAGTTATTCAAGCTTAAGCGAACCGACCTGATTAACAGGAGGAGTGCAACGGGTATGCGCGTTGCATCCCTTAGAATTGCGGCGAGCAAGACAATTCTACCACGGATTATCGACCTTTCGCCTGAAGCTTTTTCTTTTATATGCAGAATAATTGATAGAGTACAGGCGAATCACGATACCTATCCGGTGGTGGACCGATATGACTGTGTGTCGAAATCATTTGAACTCTCACAACCCTTCCTGCTGCAACTTCAATACAGCGCACGAAGACAGGCTTTTCGGGGGCGCGAAATCCAATATAGTCTTCACCGATTTTTTAAAAAAATGCATTCAGACGGAAAGCTGGCAGAGGGTGTGTTTCTTGGTCTAAAAGACTGCCGTCGCATTTTTGCCACCCGGCTGTATCAAAAAAACGTTCCCATTCTAGCAATTTCATATGCCCT